In the Gorilla gorilla gorilla isolate KB3781 chromosome 10, NHGRI_mGorGor1-v2.1_pri, whole genome shotgun sequence genome, one interval contains:
- the PRR13 gene encoding proline-rich protein 13, which translates to MWNPNAGQPGPNPYPPNIGCPGGSNPAHRPPINPPFPPGPCPPPPGAPHGNPAFPPGGPPHPVPRPGYPGCQPLGPYPPPYPPPAPGIPPVNPLAPGMVGPAVIVDKKMQKKMKKAHKKMHKHQKHHKYHKHGKHSSSSSSSSSSDSD; encoded by the exons ATGTGGAATCCCAATGCCG GGCAGCCAGGGCCAAATCCATATCCCCCCAATATTGGGTGCCCTGGAGGTTCCAATCCTGCCCACCGACCACCTATTAATCCACCCTTTCCCCCAGGCCCCtgtcctcctcccccaggagctccCCATGGCAATCCAGCTTTCCCCCCAGGTGGGCCCCCTCATCCCGTGCCACGGCCAGGGTATCCAGGATGCCAACCGTTGGGTCCCTACCCTCCTCCATACCCACCGCCTGCCCCTGGAATCCCTCCTGTGAATCCCTTGGCTCCTGGCATGGTCGGACCAGCAGTGATAGTGGACAAGAAGatgcagaagaaaatgaagaaagctcATAAAAAGATGCACAAGCACCAAAAGCACCACAAGTACCACAAGCATGGCAAG cattcctcctcttcctcctcctcttccagcaGTGATTCTGACTGA